In Desulfobacterales bacterium, a single window of DNA contains:
- a CDS encoding protein-L-isoaspartate(D-aspartate) O-methyltransferase — MANNFEKARQRMVSEQLVRRSIDDPRVLAAMAKVPRHLFVEDALRGQAYGDYPLPIGRGQTISQPFIVALMTQALKLAGHERVLEIGTGSGYQAAILSLLCEKVFTVERIDTLLVRARTVFDQLHYINILSRLDDGTVGWAEHSPFDAIMVTAGGPRVPEPLLEQLADPGRLVIPVGDRHGQELILVRKEHGATSREVIENVRFVDLVGAHGW, encoded by the coding sequence CTGGCTAATAATTTCGAAAAGGCCCGGCAGCGGATGGTGAGTGAACAACTCGTCCGCCGGTCCATTGATGATCCAAGGGTGCTGGCGGCCATGGCCAAGGTGCCGCGTCATCTCTTTGTCGAGGATGCCCTCCGCGGCCAGGCCTACGGTGATTATCCCCTGCCCATCGGCCGGGGCCAGACCATCTCCCAGCCCTTTATCGTCGCCCTGATGACCCAGGCCTTAAAACTTGCCGGCCACGAACGGGTGCTCGAGATCGGCACCGGCTCCGGTTATCAGGCCGCGATTCTCTCCCTGCTCTGTGAAAAGGTCTTTACCGTCGAACGGATCGATACCCTGCTCGTCCGGGCCCGAACGGTGTTTGATCAACTCCATTACATCAATATCCTTTCCCGGCTGGACGACGGCACGGTTGGCTGGGCCGAGCACAGCCCCTTTGACGCGATCATGGTCACCGCCGGCGGTCCCAGGGTGCCGGAACCCCTGTTGGAGCAACTCGCCGACCCCGGGAGGCTGGTCATCCCGGTGGGTGACCGCCATGGCCAGGAGCTGATCCTGGTGCGCAAGGAACATGGCGCGACCAGCCGGGAGGTTATTGAAAATGTCCGTTTTGTGGATCTGGTGGGGGCCCATGGCTGGTAA
- a CDS encoding VTT domain-containing protein, translating to MAGKTSNKEAAVVAVAAEPGWFRRLYDRCLAWVQTPYGLWALFLIAVAESSFFPIPPDVFLIVLAVATPKKAFRYAGICAVGSVLGGALGYGLGLGFMDTVGVRILDWYGLQAKFAEVQELYQRYDVWAVGAAGFTPLPYKLFTITAGAFQLNFFTFILVSLISRSARFFLVAAFIYRFGAPVRTFVERYFNILSILFFILLIGGFLVVRWLV from the coding sequence ATGGCTGGTAAAACGAGCAACAAAGAGGCTGCTGTTGTTGCCGTGGCGGCAGAACCGGGCTGGTTCCGGCGGCTCTACGACCGCTGCCTGGCATGGGTGCAGACCCCGTACGGCTTGTGGGCCCTTTTTTTGATCGCCGTGGCTGAGTCCTCTTTTTTCCCCATCCCGCCGGATGTCTTTCTGATCGTCCTGGCCGTTGCCACCCCGAAAAAGGCCTTCCGCTATGCCGGGATCTGCGCGGTCGGCTCGGTGCTGGGCGGGGCCCTGGGCTACGGGCTCGGGCTCGGGTTCATGGATACCGTGGGGGTGCGGATTCTCGACTGGTACGGACTCCAGGCCAAGTTTGCCGAGGTCCAGGAGCTGTATCAACGGTATGACGTCTGGGCGGTCGGCGCTGCCGGGTTCACCCCGCTGCCCTATAAATTGTTCACCATTACCGCCGGTGCCTTTCAGCTCAACTTTTTCACCTTCATCCTGGTTTCGTTGATCTCGCGCTCGGCCCGCTTCTTCCTGGTGGCCGCCTTTATCTACCGGTTCGGCGCCCCGGTCCGGACCTTTGTCGAACGTTATTTCAACATTCTCTCCATCCTGTTCTTCATCCTGCTCATCGGCGGCTTCCTGGTGGTCAGGTGGCTGGTCTGA
- a CDS encoding metallophosphoesterase, with protein MDSESPPRRSEFLLDSLFMNSRPFSKERPLVEENPFPDRRGGTECLRKELPNGVLLDPTEGTTMRIVAFGDIHMDLSGIETIPGLDRADLVIITGDFTNFGGRQDAETVLERIMARNRRVLALPGNMDQPEVDDFLKEQGVGLHGRGVLFGEIGLIGVGGSNQTPFNTPLEFSEQELTALLDSGAAQVDRALEKILVSHAPPLRSKTDVLANGVHVGSSAVRAFIEEHQPALCLTGHIHEARAHDRIGRTLVINPGMLKDGGWVEIITTGTTVTVTHNGLGTGPEL; from the coding sequence ATGGATTCCGAATCGCCGCCGCGGCGAAGCGAGTTCCTGCTTGATAGCCTGTTTATGAACAGCCGGCCCTTCTCAAAGGAGCGGCCGTTGGTAGAAGAAAACCCTTTTCCCGACAGGAGGGGGGGTACTGAATGTTTACGCAAGGAGCTTCCGAACGGAGTGCTCCTTGACCCAACGGAGGGAACAACAATGCGAATCGTGGCATTCGGCGACATCCATATGGACCTGAGCGGTATTGAGACCATCCCCGGTCTCGACCGCGCCGACCTGGTGATAATCACCGGCGACTTTACCAACTTCGGGGGCAGGCAGGATGCCGAAACGGTGCTGGAACGGATCATGGCCCGCAACCGCAGGGTGCTGGCCCTGCCCGGCAATATGGACCAGCCGGAGGTGGACGATTTTCTTAAAGAACAGGGGGTCGGTCTGCACGGCCGGGGTGTTCTTTTCGGGGAGATCGGTCTCATCGGGGTGGGCGGCTCCAACCAGACCCCTTTTAACACCCCCCTTGAATTCAGCGAGCAGGAGCTGACCGCGCTTCTTGACAGCGGCGCCGCCCAGGTGGACCGGGCCCTGGAAAAAATCCTGGTCTCCCATGCCCCGCCGTTGCGCAGCAAAACCGATGTGCTGGCCAACGGCGTCCATGTGGGCAGCAGCGCGGTCCGGGCCTTTATCGAGGAACACCAGCCAGCCCTCTGTCTCACCGGCCATATCCACGAGGCCCGGGCCCATGACCGGATCGGCCGGACCCTGGTCATAAATCCCGGCATGCTCAAGGATGGCGGCTGGGTTGAAATCATCACCACCGGGACAACGGTTACGGTAACCCATAACGGGCTGGGTACCGGACCGGAATTATAA
- the hemG gene encoding protoporphyrinogen oxidase, protein MKQPYDLIIIGSGLSGLALAHFFQKQRPRAKVLLLEKADRPGGAIRSFSRDGYLAEWGPHGFLDNSAASNELLIDTGLDQEAQRAPLASFVRYVCLNGRLRMIPQSPGRIIASSLLPFSAKLRVLAELRQKPLSGEPTVSQWISHRFGPALLPFADAVFTGTYAGDFDRLSIDAVMPGARNLEKEYGSVIRGVIKKRKEKRKQGKKKSGLPAMVSFPQGMTRLVEVLARDKDIRYGAEAERIRVTEKGGWQINAGGGTHTAQALALALSVNQGMALLAASGYPAPGPPLVEARIVNILMGFTRSAQIPFGFGYLAPEQEKRFALGALFSTHMFPGRAPDGRVLVEVLVGGRRHPEKLSLSDRELVEQAHADLKQLLHLPEPPCFTRVLRPGNGIPQPETGHARLRAWRARLMQELPGLFICGFGWQGIGINDMTRTARQLAAAIARGKAAAMDPAAVKGVYF, encoded by the coding sequence ATGAAACAGCCTTACGACCTGATCATCATCGGCAGCGGGCTCTCGGGTCTGGCCCTGGCCCATTTTTTCCAGAAACAACGGCCCCGGGCCAAGGTCCTGCTCCTGGAAAAGGCGGACCGGCCCGGCGGCGCGATCCGCTCCTTCAGCCGGGACGGCTATCTGGCCGAATGGGGGCCCCACGGTTTCCTGGACAACTCGGCGGCAAGCAATGAACTCCTGATTGACACCGGCCTGGACCAGGAGGCCCAGCGGGCGCCCCTGGCCAGTTTTGTCCGCTATGTCTGCCTTAACGGCCGGCTCAGGATGATCCCCCAGAGCCCGGGCCGGATCATCGCCTCGTCGCTGCTCCCCTTTTCGGCCAAGCTCCGGGTCCTGGCCGAACTCCGGCAAAAACCGCTCTCCGGCGAACCAACGGTGAGCCAATGGATAAGCCACCGCTTCGGCCCGGCGCTCCTGCCCTTTGCCGACGCGGTGTTTACCGGCACCTATGCCGGCGACTTCGATCGGCTCTCCATTGATGCGGTGATGCCTGGGGCGCGGAACCTGGAAAAAGAATATGGTTCAGTAATCCGGGGAGTTATCAAGAAAAGGAAAGAAAAAAGGAAACAGGGCAAAAAAAAGAGCGGCCTGCCGGCCATGGTCAGTTTTCCCCAGGGGATGACCAGGCTGGTGGAAGTCCTGGCCCGGGACAAGGATATCCGCTATGGAGCCGAGGCGGAACGGATCCGGGTTACCGAAAAAGGGGGCTGGCAGATAAACGCGGGCGGCGGGACCCATACTGCCCAGGCGCTGGCGCTCGCCCTGTCCGTGAACCAGGGCATGGCCCTGCTCGCGGCCTCGGGTTATCCCGCCCCGGGCCCGCCCCTGGTCGAGGCCCGAATCGTCAACATACTCATGGGCTTTACCCGGTCGGCGCAAATACCATTTGGCTTCGGTTACCTGGCCCCGGAGCAGGAAAAGCGCTTTGCCCTGGGCGCCCTGTTCTCCACCCATATGTTTCCCGGCCGGGCCCCGGACGGCCGGGTGCTGGTCGAGGTGCTGGTCGGCGGCCGGCGCCATCCGGAAAAACTGTCCCTGTCCGACCGCGAACTGGTTGAACAGGCCCATGCTGATCTCAAACAACTCCTCCATCTGCCGGAACCGCCCTGCTTTACCAGGGTCCTGCGGCCGGGCAACGGCATTCCCCAACCGGAGACTGGCCACGCCCGCCTCCGGGCCTGGCGCGCCAGGCTGATGCAGGAACTGCCGGGACTGTTTATCTGCGGCTTCGGCTGGCAAGGGATCGGGATCAACGATATGACCAGGACCGCCCGGCAACTGGCCGCGGCCATTGCCCGGGGCAAAGCCGCGGCCATGGACCCGGCAGCGGTGAAAGGGGTGTATTTCTAA
- the htpG gene encoding molecular chaperone HtpG, which yields MTTPKITIETKEFQAEVKKLLDIVIHSLYTERDIFVRELISNAADALEKFRHQSLLAEEVFDSHLPLEINIDLDDKQHTLTIIDTGIGMTREELEHNLGTIAHSGSNTFLSQLAEAAKKDVSLIGQFGVGFYSAFMAGKKVTVQSRSYKPDEEGHEWVSDGAGSYTLSPAPGIRRGTRIIVELKDDARQYAEPETIKRIIKQYSNFVPFPIKVGGDKINTVQALWTRNKNEIKDQEYTEFYKFIGNAFDEPFYRLHFSADAPLAINALLFVPRENLEQMGFGRIKSGVNLYCQKVLIEQHSENILPEWLRFLKGVVDSEDMPLNISRQALQDSSLVAKIKKVITKRFLKFLAEQARDDHEKYLRFWKNFGFFFKEGITSDFTYREELALLLRFESSKSAPGTPISLADYVQRMGEEQKEIYYINGPDRATIESGPYIEAFRQQDIEILYTLEPIDDFVMSHLGEFQDKKLVSADRADLELPGLKKEEAAQETGATDSGEPMTEEAIAAFSKWMKESLGDRVKEVVASNRLVDSPAMVVNPDGFMTSTMERVLQAANFSQGKESPGVSAKNLEINTRHPLIRNLAVLRDQDQELAGSMAEQILDNALIQAGLVVDSRKMVERSYRILERLTNTQ from the coding sequence ATGACCACACCGAAGATCACCATTGAGACCAAGGAGTTCCAGGCTGAAGTCAAGAAGCTGCTGGATATCGTGATCCATTCCCTTTATACCGAACGGGATATCTTTGTCCGCGAATTGATCTCCAACGCGGCCGACGCCCTGGAGAAGTTCCGGCACCAGAGTCTGTTGGCGGAAGAGGTCTTTGACAGCCACCTGCCCCTGGAAATCAACATCGACCTTGATGACAAGCAGCATACCCTGACCATCATTGACACCGGCATCGGTATGACCCGGGAGGAACTGGAGCACAATCTGGGCACCATTGCCCACTCCGGTTCCAACACCTTCCTCTCCCAACTGGCCGAGGCGGCCAAGAAAGACGTCAGCCTGATCGGCCAGTTCGGGGTCGGTTTTTATTCGGCTTTCATGGCCGGGAAAAAGGTTACGGTCCAGTCACGTTCCTATAAACCGGATGAAGAGGGCCATGAGTGGGTCTCCGACGGTGCGGGCAGCTACACCCTGAGCCCGGCCCCGGGCATCAGGCGCGGTACCAGGATCATCGTTGAGCTGAAGGATGATGCCCGCCAGTATGCCGAGCCCGAGACGATCAAGCGGATTATCAAGCAATATTCAAATTTCGTCCCCTTTCCGATCAAGGTCGGCGGCGATAAGATCAATACCGTCCAGGCCCTTTGGACCCGTAACAAGAACGAGATCAAGGACCAGGAGTACACCGAGTTCTATAAGTTCATCGGCAATGCCTTTGACGAGCCATTTTATCGGCTCCATTTTTCCGCTGATGCGCCCCTGGCGATCAATGCCCTGCTTTTCGTGCCCAGGGAAAATCTTGAACAGATGGGTTTCGGTCGGATTAAATCCGGGGTCAACCTCTATTGCCAGAAGGTGCTGATTGAGCAGCACAGTGAAAATATCCTGCCGGAATGGCTCCGTTTTTTGAAAGGGGTGGTGGACAGCGAGGACATGCCGCTCAATATCTCCCGCCAGGCCCTGCAGGACAGCAGCCTGGTGGCCAAGATAAAAAAGGTCATTACCAAGCGGTTTCTGAAGTTTCTGGCTGAACAGGCCCGGGATGACCATGAAAAATACCTCCGCTTCTGGAAGAATTTCGGCTTTTTTTTCAAGGAAGGGATTACCTCGGATTTCACCTATCGGGAGGAGTTGGCCCTGCTGCTCAGATTCGAATCATCCAAGTCCGCGCCCGGGACGCCCATCTCCCTGGCCGACTATGTGCAACGGATGGGGGAGGAGCAGAAAGAGATTTATTATATCAACGGTCCTGATCGGGCGACCATCGAGTCCGGGCCTTATATCGAGGCCTTTCGCCAACAGGATATCGAGATCCTTTATACCCTGGAGCCCATTGACGACTTTGTCATGAGTCATCTGGGAGAATTCCAGGACAAGAAGCTGGTTTCCGCGGACCGGGCCGATCTTGAGTTGCCTGGGTTGAAAAAGGAAGAAGCCGCCCAAGAGACCGGGGCGACGGACAGTGGCGAACCGATGACCGAGGAGGCAATCGCTGCTTTTTCCAAATGGATGAAGGAGTCGCTCGGCGACCGGGTCAAGGAGGTGGTCGCCTCCAACCGGTTGGTGGACAGCCCGGCCATGGTGGTCAACCCGGACGGGTTCATGACCAGCACCATGGAACGGGTGCTCCAGGCGGCAAATTTTTCCCAGGGCAAGGAGAGCCCCGGGGTCAGCGCCAAGAACCTGGAGATCAACACCCGCCACCCCTTGATCAGAAATCTGGCCGTGCTGCGTGACCAGGACCAGGAACTGGCCGGGAGCATGGCCGAGCAGATCCTGGACAATGCCTTGATCCAGGCCGGGCTGGTGGTTGATTCGCGCAAGATGGTGGAGCGCAGCTACCGGATCCTGGAGCGGTTGACCAACACTCAATAA
- a CDS encoding amidohydrolase produces the protein MTAQPLVNDILITNATVLTLNPDQPGPIHNGYLLVRGTVIQALGPMAELPAAIRARQTIAGDNCLVMPGLVNSHTHAAMTLFRGLADDLELMTWLNEHIFPAEAGSVTPEMVYWCSKLAALEMIRAGITCIADSYFHEDQAARAFRDTGLRAVAAQGVIDFPAPGVPDPADNVAMAARFIDAWQGKDPLITPAIFCHSPYTCAAATIRKAKAAARARKAPFFIHLAETRAETEQIHAEHGVSPLNYLAGLGVLDRDTVCVHCTWLKPDDLTILAQSGAGVSACTTSNMKLAAGIAPLPEMLGQGIPVGLGTDGSASNNILDLFREMNLIAKLHKVSKKDPTVLPAGRVLAMACTGGAGILGLGGRIGSLAPGKQADLIMIDLSRPHLTPFYHPDLLVYGAGGGDVRTVIINGRVVLANRIFTTANPEETMKQVRRLAARLQTPLSPRPVQTGKIRPAT, from the coding sequence ATGACCGCTCAACCCCTTGTCAACGATATCCTGATCACCAATGCCACGGTTCTCACCCTGAACCCGGACCAGCCCGGGCCAATCCACAACGGGTATCTCCTGGTCCGGGGCACCGTTATCCAGGCACTGGGGCCCATGGCCGAACTGCCGGCCGCGATCCGGGCCCGGCAGACCATTGCCGGCGATAATTGCCTGGTGATGCCCGGCCTGGTCAACAGCCACACCCATGCGGCCATGACCCTGTTCCGCGGCCTGGCCGACGACCTGGAACTGATGACCTGGCTGAACGAACATATCTTTCCGGCCGAGGCCGGAAGCGTTACCCCGGAGATGGTCTACTGGTGCTCCAAACTGGCGGCCCTGGAAATGATCCGGGCCGGGATCACCTGTATCGCGGACAGCTATTTCCATGAAGACCAGGCCGCGCGGGCCTTCCGGGATACCGGCCTGCGGGCGGTGGCAGCCCAGGGAGTGATCGACTTCCCCGCACCCGGTGTGCCGGACCCGGCGGATAACGTGGCAATGGCGGCCCGGTTCATTGATGCCTGGCAGGGGAAGGACCCGCTGATCACCCCGGCAATATTCTGTCACTCGCCCTATACCTGCGCGGCAGCGACCATCAGAAAGGCCAAGGCCGCGGCCCGGGCCCGGAAGGCGCCCTTCTTCATCCACCTGGCCGAAACCAGGGCCGAAACCGAACAGATCCACGCAGAGCACGGGGTCTCGCCCTTAAACTATCTCGCCGGGCTGGGGGTCCTGGACCGGGACACGGTCTGCGTCCATTGCACATGGCTGAAACCGGACGACCTGACTATCCTGGCCCAAAGCGGGGCCGGGGTCAGTGCCTGTACGACCAGCAACATGAAACTCGCCGCCGGGATCGCGCCGCTGCCGGAGATGCTCGGCCAGGGAATCCCGGTTGGACTGGGCACCGATGGCAGCGCCAGCAACAATATCCTGGATCTGTTCCGGGAGATGAACCTCATTGCCAAGCTGCACAAGGTCAGCAAAAAAGATCCCACCGTGCTGCCGGCCGGACGGGTGCTGGCCATGGCCTGCACCGGTGGCGCCGGAATTCTCGGACTGGGTGGCCGGATCGGCAGCCTGGCCCCGGGAAAACAGGCCGACCTGATCATGATCGATCTCAGCCGGCCGCACCTGACCCCCTTCTACCATCCCGATCTGCTGGTCTACGGGGCCGGGGGTGGCGATGTGCGCACCGTGATCATCAACGGCCGGGTGGTGCTGGCCAACCGAATATTCACAACCGCGAACCCGGAAGAGACAATGAAGCAGGTGCGCAGGCTTGCGGCCCGATTGCAAACCCCGCTGTCACCCCGTCCCGTGCAGACAGGGAAAATCAGACCAGCCACCTGA
- a CDS encoding NADP-dependent isocitrate dehydrogenase: MASQKIIYTEVDEAPALATYSLLPILRAYTRGSAFCLETRDISLAGRIIATFPEYLSADRRIADHLGELGRLVKLPETNIIKLPNISASVPQLKGAIKELQDQGYDIPDYPEEPETAAEMELHARFARILGSAVNPVLREGNSDRRAAAAVKRFGRKNPHRLMKEWPADSRSRVAHMIGGDFYSSEKSLTVNNPCEVRIEFVADNGGIKTLKEKTALLAGEVIDAAVMNVRALRTFYQEQIKAAGDDRLLLSLHLKATMMKVSDPIMFGHCVSVFYKDVLAKHGAVIKELGVNVNNGLGDLYAKIDNLPEAQRAGIEADIQAVYKTNCQLAMVDSSKGITNLHVPNNVIIDASMPVFIRDGGRMWGPDHQLHDTIAMVPDRCYATIYQEVVEDCQKHGAFDPATMGSVANVGLMAQKAEEYGSHDKTFEAPGNGTIRIIDQAGATLLARPVEQGDIFRMCQTRDAPIRDWVKLAVSRARATGVPAIFWLDQNRGHDAEIIAKVKKYLPHHDTSGLDIRIMRPVAAMRFSLERIRRGEDTISVTGNVLRDYLTDLFPILELGTSAKMLSIVPLMNGGGLFETGAGGSAPKHVQQFLKEGHLRWDSLGEFCALVPSFEHIKNTFNNEKAGLFARTLDQAIGMFLENQKSPSRRVNELDTRGSHFYLALYWARALAGQNEDNDLRTRFAGIARQLGDNEEKIVNELNGAQGRPVDINGYYRPDREKTSRAMRPS; the protein is encoded by the coding sequence ATGGCAAGCCAGAAGATTATCTACACCGAGGTCGATGAAGCGCCCGCCCTGGCGACTTACTCCCTGCTCCCCATCCTCCGGGCATATACCAGGGGATCCGCCTTTTGCCTTGAGACAAGGGACATCTCCCTTGCCGGCAGAATTATTGCGACCTTTCCCGAGTACCTGAGCGCGGACCGGAGAATAGCCGATCATCTCGGCGAACTGGGCCGGCTGGTCAAGCTGCCCGAGACCAATATCATCAAACTGCCCAATATCAGCGCCTCGGTTCCCCAGTTGAAAGGCGCCATCAAGGAGTTGCAGGACCAGGGATATGATATCCCGGACTATCCCGAGGAGCCGGAAACCGCGGCGGAGATGGAACTTCATGCCCGGTTTGCCAGGATCCTGGGAAGCGCGGTCAACCCGGTCCTGCGGGAGGGCAACTCTGATCGAAGGGCCGCGGCCGCGGTAAAACGGTTCGGCCGGAAGAATCCCCACCGGCTGATGAAGGAGTGGCCCGCTGATTCCAGGTCGCGGGTCGCCCACATGATTGGCGGGGACTTCTACTCCAGTGAAAAATCGCTCACCGTCAACAATCCATGCGAGGTCCGGATCGAGTTTGTCGCTGATAACGGCGGGATAAAAACACTCAAGGAGAAGACCGCGCTGCTTGCGGGCGAGGTGATCGATGCCGCGGTGATGAATGTCCGGGCCTTGCGCACCTTTTACCAGGAGCAGATCAAGGCGGCCGGTGATGACCGGCTGTTGCTGTCCCTGCACCTCAAGGCCACCATGATGAAGGTCTCGGACCCGATCATGTTCGGTCATTGCGTTTCGGTCTTTTATAAAGACGTCCTGGCAAAACATGGTGCGGTTATCAAGGAGCTGGGGGTCAATGTCAACAACGGCCTGGGTGATCTGTATGCCAAGATCGACAACCTGCCGGAAGCGCAGCGGGCCGGGATCGAAGCGGATATTCAGGCTGTCTATAAAACAAATTGTCAACTGGCAATGGTGGACTCAAGCAAGGGGATCACCAACCTGCATGTGCCCAATAACGTGATCATCGATGCCTCCATGCCGGTGTTTATCCGTGACGGCGGCAGGATGTGGGGGCCTGACCACCAGTTGCACGATACCATCGCCATGGTGCCGGACCGGTGTTATGCCACCATCTACCAGGAGGTTGTTGAAGATTGCCAGAAACATGGCGCCTTTGACCCGGCGACCATGGGGAGCGTTGCCAATGTCGGCCTGATGGCGCAGAAGGCGGAGGAGTACGGTTCCCACGACAAGACCTTTGAGGCGCCGGGCAACGGCACGATCAGGATCATTGACCAGGCCGGCGCGACCCTGCTGGCCCGGCCCGTGGAACAGGGCGATATCTTCAGGATGTGTCAGACCAGGGATGCGCCGATCAGGGACTGGGTCAAGCTGGCGGTCAGCAGGGCCAGGGCCACCGGCGTGCCCGCCATCTTCTGGCTGGATCAAAACAGGGGACACGATGCCGAGATCATCGCCAAGGTCAAAAAATATCTGCCACACCACGATACCAGCGGCCTGGATATCCGGATCATGCGGCCGGTGGCGGCGATGCGCTTCTCGCTGGAGAGAATCAGAAGGGGTGAAGATACTATTTCCGTGACCGGTAATGTGTTGCGTGATTATCTCACCGACCTGTTCCCGATCCTGGAGCTGGGCACCAGTGCCAAGATGCTGTCCATCGTGCCGCTGATGAACGGCGGCGGACTGTTTGAGACCGGGGCCGGCGGTTCGGCGCCCAAGCATGTCCAGCAGTTTTTAAAAGAGGGGCATCTGCGCTGGGATTCCCTGGGTGAATTCTGTGCCCTGGTGCCATCGTTTGAGCATATAAAGAATACGTTCAACAATGAAAAAGCCGGGCTCTTTGCCCGGACCCTTGACCAGGCAATCGGTATGTTTCTCGAAAACCAGAAATCTCCTTCCCGCAGGGTGAACGAGTTGGATACCCGGGGAAGCCATTTTTA
- the dnaA gene encoding chromosomal replication initiator protein DnaA, translating into MSETTHCLWIEPLVCSGSDDESILELACPDRFFTTWVADNYLARIRQAATELANGPVTVRLVTGPLAKAETRQQLRLPSMPTAKSCIRSLHPRYTFDEFMVGESNYLAQSACRAIASGDTSLGSLLYINAGTGLGKSHLTHAVAHNIISHSPGARLHYLTAQQFSAEMVCGIRANRMDSFKEKYHNHCDILLLDDVHALTGKVKTQEELNELLDVLLKSGKRIILTGSQAPRDLSNIDLGIRSRMSAGLLATINPPDLKTRRLIIRRKAANCNLSLDDELIDFLAQQIKGDIRLVESAIVGLKAKSSLMKAAPDFKMARDIVEELIGRSQELSAESIRDFMAAQFKISVDDLTSRSRKRSIAFPRQLSMFLARRYTEQGLADIGKAFNRDHSTVLHSIKVITGAMARNSSVRGQVEMLAKKLTR; encoded by the coding sequence ATGTCCGAAACCACGCACTGCCTGTGGATCGAGCCGCTCGTCTGTTCCGGTTCTGATGATGAATCGATCCTTGAGCTTGCCTGTCCTGATCGTTTTTTCACCACCTGGGTTGCTGATAATTACCTGGCCCGGATCCGGCAGGCCGCAACGGAACTCGCCAACGGTCCGGTCACCGTCCGGCTGGTTACCGGGCCGTTGGCCAAGGCCGAGACCCGGCAACAGTTGCGGCTGCCCTCGATGCCAACGGCAAAATCGTGTATCCGGTCCCTGCATCCGCGCTACACCTTTGACGAGTTCATGGTGGGCGAGAGCAACTACCTGGCCCAGTCCGCCTGCCGGGCCATTGCCAGCGGGGATACCTCGCTGGGCTCCCTGCTCTACATAAATGCCGGTACCGGCCTGGGCAAGAGCCATCTCACCCATGCCGTGGCCCATAACATCATCAGCCATTCGCCGGGTGCCCGGCTCCATTATCTCACTGCCCAGCAGTTCAGCGCCGAGATGGTCTGCGGAATCAGGGCCAACCGGATGGATAGTTTTAAGGAAAAGTATCATAACCACTGCGACATCCTGCTGCTCGACGATGTTCATGCCCTGACCGGCAAGGTCAAGACCCAGGAGGAGTTGAACGAATTGCTTGATGTGCTCCTCAAATCGGGCAAGCGGATTATTCTCACCGGCTCCCAGGCACCCCGCGATCTGTCCAATATCGACCTTGGCATCCGTTCCCGGATGTCGGCCGGGCTGCTGGCCACGATCAACCCGCCGGACCTCAAGACCAGGAGGCTGATCATCCGGCGCAAGGCGGCGAACTGCAACCTGAGCCTGGACGATGAATTGATCGATTTTCTCGCCCAGCAGATCAAGGGCGACATTCGCCTGGTGGAGAGTGCCATCGTCGGCCTGAAGGCCAAGTCCTCATTGATGAAGGCTGCGCCCGATTTCAAGATGGCCCGGGATATCGTGGAGGAACTTATCGGCCGCAGCCAGGAGTTGAGCGCAGAGAGTATCCGTGATTTCATGGCCGCCCAGTTCAAGATCAGCGTTGACGACCTGACCTCCAGATCGCGCAAGAGGTCCATCGCCTTTCCCCGGCAGCTCTCCATGTTCCTGGCCCGCAGGTATACGGAGCAGGGACTGGCCGATATCGGCAAGGCGTTTAACCGCGACCACTCCACGGTGCTCCATTCAATCAAGGTGATTACCGGGGCCATGGCCAGAAACAGCAGTGTCCGCGGCCAGGTGGAGATGCTTGCCAAAAAGTTGACAAGGTAA
- a CDS encoding ComF family protein — MDKTGFTALRQAVREICFPSSCLGCAASLAGRSPPYFCPACAREIIAVRQPFCPVCGRPFFSASGPGHLCGTCLATGRNFSRARAVALYQGALVQAIHTFKYTGHTGGLSSFAVLKDLLGPGDLLRPDLIVPVPLHPRRLKERGFNQALLLARAFFPARRHRIVAALLQRKRYTPPQTTLSGPARRKNVRSAFRVKAPAQLVGQTVLLVDDVYTTGATVDECARVLVRAGARKVEVLTLARVNEEM, encoded by the coding sequence ATGGATAAGACCGGTTTCACGGCCCTGCGGCAGGCGGTGCGGGAGATCTGCTTCCCTTCATCCTGCCTGGGCTGCGCCGCCTCCCTGGCCGGTCGCAGTCCGCCCTATTTCTGTCCCGCTTGCGCCCGGGAGATCATTGCCGTTCGCCAACCCTTCTGTCCTGTCTGCGGCCGGCCCTTTTTTTCCGCCTCCGGCCCGGGCCATCTCTGCGGAACCTGCCTGGCCACTGGCCGGAACTTCAGCCGGGCCCGGGCCGTGGCCCTGTACCAGGGCGCCCTGGTACAGGCGATTCACACCTTTAAATACACCGGCCACACCGGTGGTCTTTCTTCCTTTGCCGTGTTGAAGGATCTGCTGGGACCGGGAGACCTGCTGCGGCCGGACCTGATTGTTCCGGTGCCGCTTCACCCCAGGCGTCTGAAGGAGCGCGGTTTCAACCAGGCCCTGTTGCTGGCCCGGGCCTTTTTCCCGGCCCGGCGCCATCGTATTGTTGCCGCCCTTTTGCAACGAAAGCGGTATACCCCGCCCCAGACCACTCTCTCCGGCCCGGCCCGGCGCAAGAACGTCCGCTCCGCCTTCCGGGTCAAGGCGCCGGCGCAACTGGTCGGCCAGACCGTTCTCCTGGTGGATGATGTCTATACCACCGGGGCCACGGTGGATGAATGTGCGCGGGTCCTGGTCCGGGCCGGGGCCCGCAAGGTGGAGGTCTTGACCCTGGCCCGGGTGAACGAGGAGATGTGA